A window of the Cicer arietinum cultivar CDC Frontier isolate Library 1 chromosome 6, Cicar.CDCFrontier_v2.0, whole genome shotgun sequence genome harbors these coding sequences:
- the LOC113787175 gene encoding uncharacterized protein — translation MYNSQFFQNLHHCVSRKCMKEIDKQLERVKIVGTNKTKCGCSIRTTHGLPCSCELAKLQIYGNVILLDNIHDFWKQISIEHELEDEESLSDYDFSEELEAMKAYMKKHDIISQRIFKAKVREVVFSHTTSILAPPEKVRAKGAGKKKKEFDTPRDPSYWEYVDAYQESATARQPSQSSQHSFKTQFLTYIRPYIEDIVDVVADGNCGFRAIAALLGWTEESWALVRSQLDQEIGLHKDVYSNVFDDNVESVRNSLKISKLGAQGKDKWMSLPDLGYVIATLYNVILVSLSRNLNMTFFPLNKSPSKETFVQSLLAIGFVNENHWVQIKLKSDCPLPPTSQKWKDFCSDTTKSWEVAYAARMKH, via the exons ATGtataattcacaattttttcaaaatctacaTCACTGTGTATCAAGAAAATGTATGAAAGAAATTGATAAACAGTTGGAAAGGGTGAAGATTGTAGGTactaacaaaacaaaatgtggttgttcaattagaacaactcatggattaccatgtTCTTGTGAGTTGGCTAAGTTGCAGATATATGGTAATGTTATCCTTTTAGATAACATTCATGATTTTTGGAAACAAATAAGCATTGAACATGaattagaggatgaagaatctttatcagattatgacttttctgaagagttggaagcaatgaaagcgtacatgaagaaacacgatattataagtcaaaggatattcaAGGCAAAGGTGCGTGAAGTTGTATTTTCACATACCACATCAATACTTGCGCCACCAGAGAAAGTGAGAGCCAAAGGAGctggtaaaaagaaaaaagaatttgatactcctcgtgatccttcatattgggagtatgttgatgcctATCAAGAATCTGCAACGGCAAGACAACCATCTCAATCATCTCAGCATTCTTTTAAGACACAATTTCTTACTTATATACGTCCGTATATTGAGGACATAGTAGATGTTGtggctgatggaaattgtgggtttCGTGCAATTGCAGCGTTGCTAGGTTGGACCGAAGAATCTTGGGCTTTAGTTCGATCACAATTGGATCAAGAGATTGGTCTACATAAAGATGTTTATTCTAATGTTTTTGATGACAATGTTGAATCAGTGCGCaactcattgaaaatatcaaaattgggtgctcaaggaaaagataagtggatgtctttaccagacttgggttacgtgatagcaacactatataatgtcatattggtgtcGTTGTCTCGTAATCTGAATATGACATTTTTCCCGCTAAACAAATCACCATCGAAAGAGACTTTTGTTCAGTCTTTATTAGCAATTGGATTTGTTAACGAGAATCATTGGGTACAG atcaaattgaagtctgattgtcctttgccacctacgtcacaaaaatggaaagacttTTGTAGTGACACAACAAAGAGTTGGGAAGTAGCTTATGCGGCACGTATGAAACATTGA